The proteins below are encoded in one region of Bremerella sp. P1:
- a CDS encoding LptF/LptG family permease, translating into MRILQRYIVEELVKVFLLALISLTGLLLFIGLGQQVIKEGLGFLPLLKAIPYLLPNALRFAIPGTILFAVCNVYGRVSASNELTAIKAAGVSPMSLIAPGLILALILSLVCVWLNDVAVSWGHMGLRHVVMQSIDDIAYSVLRTKKSFYSDKFSILVKDVDGDLLIRPEITMTQSGNQGIVTISAATAQLKSDPEHKRVIVTLTDSRIHSTGPEGQLFEHPGSFVTSIPLEDPTAVEGIRDASHQPMRRIPAWQAKMRNYHHQVSQVLAAKGAACLVTGQSPSFDDPSWLYWTNEQQWSKIQISRLKTEPHRRWANGFSCLCFALLGIPLAIRQRSNDFITSFFAAFLPVLLLYYPLMALGVDRAKDGQWPAAMVWLGNVVVITIGGWLLHRTMKN; encoded by the coding sequence ATGCGCATATTACAACGATATATCGTCGAAGAGCTGGTGAAGGTCTTCCTTCTCGCGCTCATCTCGCTGACGGGGCTCCTGCTGTTTATTGGGCTCGGACAGCAAGTGATCAAAGAAGGTCTCGGATTCCTCCCCCTGTTGAAGGCGATTCCGTACCTGCTTCCCAATGCCCTTCGCTTTGCCATTCCCGGCACTATCCTGTTCGCCGTCTGCAATGTGTACGGACGCGTCAGTGCTAGCAACGAACTGACCGCGATCAAAGCGGCCGGCGTCTCGCCCATGTCGCTGATTGCCCCAGGCCTGATCCTGGCACTGATCCTTTCCCTGGTCTGCGTGTGGCTGAATGACGTGGCCGTTTCGTGGGGGCATATGGGACTGCGGCACGTCGTGATGCAGTCGATCGATGACATTGCCTATAGCGTGCTGCGAACAAAGAAGTCGTTCTACAGCGATAAGTTTTCGATCCTGGTGAAGGACGTCGATGGAGATCTGTTGATTCGTCCTGAGATCACCATGACCCAGTCAGGCAATCAAGGAATCGTCACGATTTCGGCGGCCACCGCGCAGCTGAAATCCGACCCGGAGCATAAGCGTGTGATCGTGACGCTGACCGATAGCCGGATTCATTCGACCGGGCCTGAAGGTCAGCTGTTCGAGCATCCCGGTAGTTTCGTCACTTCGATTCCACTGGAAGATCCTACTGCGGTCGAGGGGATTCGCGATGCTTCGCACCAACCGATGCGGCGTATTCCGGCGTGGCAAGCCAAGATGAGAAATTACCACCACCAGGTTTCGCAGGTCCTGGCCGCCAAAGGTGCGGCGTGCCTGGTGACGGGACAATCCCCTTCGTTCGATGATCCTTCGTGGTTGTATTGGACCAACGAGCAGCAGTGGTCGAAGATTCAAATCAGCCGCCTGAAGACCGAACCGCATCGCCGCTGGGCCAATGGTTTCAGTTGCTTGTGCTTTGCGCTGTTGGGCATTCCGCTGGCGATTCGCCAACGCAGTAACGATTTCATCACCAGCTTCTTCGCCGCCTTTTTGCCGGTGCTACTGCTCTACTACCCGTTGATGGCCCTGGGGGTCGATCGAGCCAAAGATGGCCAGTGGCCGGCCGCGATGGTCTGGCTGGGAAACGTGGTGGTCATCACCATCGGCGGTTGGCTCTTGCATCGAACGATGAAGAACTAA
- a CDS encoding PP2C family protein-serine/threonine phosphatase: protein MPQNEKHDWAGCLQVAAMSDIGMRRSNNQDHFGVAIAQTWEDWQARGHLFIVADGMGAHAAGELASEIAVEQVRHLYKKYIGKRPAMALTSAIEEANTIINRRGESNAAFHKMGTTCSCLLLLPQGAVMGHVGDSRIYRLRGDKLEQMTFDHSMAWEIKAATAGKDYSSDVYAAIPKNVITRSLGPSAEVEVDLEGAFPLEVGDTFMMCSDGASGPVTDEEIALILHSLDPAKAAQLMIDLANLRGGPDNITVIVARVTDEKMTKDPCKSDPLIEEEDLPPPTVERQVRRIPLTLWLGIGLLLVAAGMAYYLEQIPYALAGVLVAFVATIMAFVYKFTGELVPVQVKKKFRFGKGPYSDVPCHADSNTALNLKILYDELSDAAESNNWTIEWDSVRQMGERAESEMKKGQYYGAAKHFLLAIGSLMSQIRGQKGAKNPLEDDSRVDLA, encoded by the coding sequence ATGCCCCAGAATGAAAAGCATGATTGGGCCGGATGTCTCCAAGTCGCCGCAATGAGCGACATTGGGATGCGACGTTCCAACAATCAGGACCACTTTGGTGTGGCCATCGCTCAGACATGGGAAGACTGGCAGGCTCGTGGGCACTTGTTCATCGTTGCCGACGGCATGGGAGCTCACGCCGCTGGGGAATTGGCCAGCGAGATCGCCGTCGAGCAGGTCCGGCACCTCTATAAGAAATACATCGGCAAACGCCCTGCGATGGCACTAACCTCGGCGATCGAGGAAGCCAACACCATCATCAATCGCCGGGGTGAATCGAATGCCGCGTTCCACAAAATGGGAACAACGTGCAGCTGTCTGTTGCTGCTGCCGCAAGGCGCGGTGATGGGACACGTCGGAGATAGCCGCATCTATCGGCTTCGCGGCGACAAGCTCGAACAGATGACGTTCGATCACAGCATGGCCTGGGAAATCAAGGCCGCCACCGCCGGGAAAGACTATTCTTCCGACGTCTACGCCGCGATTCCTAAGAACGTGATTACCCGCTCGCTAGGTCCCTCGGCCGAGGTCGAAGTCGACCTGGAAGGCGCGTTTCCGCTGGAAGTTGGCGACACGTTCATGATGTGCAGCGACGGGGCGTCTGGTCCGGTGACCGACGAAGAGATTGCCCTGATCCTGCATTCGCTCGATCCAGCGAAAGCGGCCCAGTTGATGATCGACCTGGCCAACCTGCGTGGTGGCCCGGACAACATCACCGTGATCGTGGCTCGCGTCACCGACGAGAAGATGACCAAGGATCCGTGCAAGTCAGACCCACTGATCGAAGAAGAGGACCTGCCGCCTCCGACGGTTGAACGACAGGTCCGTCGGATTCCTCTGACGCTTTGGTTGGGGATCGGATTGCTGCTGGTCGCTGCCGGGATGGCTTATTACCTTGAGCAAATTCCTTATGCACTAGCTGGCGTATTGGTGGCCTTCGTGGCGACCATCATGGCGTTTGTCTATAAGTTCACCGGCGAACTGGTTCCGGTGCAGGTGAAAAAGAAGTTTCGCTTCGGCAAAGGGCCTTACTCAGATGTCCCCTGTCATGCCGATTCCAACACGGCTTTGAACCTTAAGATTCTGTACGACGAACTCTCGGATGCGGCCGAGTCGAATAACTGGACTATCGAATGGGACAGCGTCCGGCAGATGGGGGAACGAGCCGAAAGCGAGATGAAGAAGGGGCAGTATTACGGGGCTGCCAAGCACTTTCTTTTGGCCATCGGCTCGCTCATGTCGCAGATCCGTGGTCAGAAAGGGGCGAAAAACCCCTTGGAAGATGATTCCCGCGTCGATCTCGCCTGA
- a CDS encoding PEGA domain-containing protein: MGLFFTQKSTVFHHISVLALLVTLLMSLGCVRRRFTVRTNPPGAVLYVDNQEIGVTPVATGYTYYGTREIRLEKDGYEPVVKLHTFRTPWYQYPGLDFVSENVIPWEIRDQRELDFEMVPLRIVPPEELRARAEQLRANAHAGFTTPIVPPQQQIVPSTVVPPSAQQRVPYWDPATLPPPAEQVPMPAPGMNSLPSGGYELPPLPSSG; this comes from the coding sequence ATGGGGCTTTTTTTCACACAAAAATCGACCGTTTTTCATCACATTAGTGTGCTGGCACTGCTGGTCACCCTTTTGATGAGTCTGGGTTGCGTGCGCAGACGCTTCACCGTGCGGACCAATCCGCCGGGTGCCGTGCTGTATGTCGATAACCAGGAAATCGGCGTCACGCCGGTCGCCACCGGTTACACCTACTATGGCACACGTGAAATCCGCCTGGAAAAAGACGGATACGAACCGGTCGTCAAACTGCATACATTTCGGACACCTTGGTACCAGTACCCAGGCCTCGACTTCGTGAGCGAGAACGTCATTCCGTGGGAAATCCGCGATCAGCGAGAACTCGATTTCGAGATGGTTCCGCTACGGATCGTTCCGCCGGAAGAACTGCGAGCTAGAGCCGAACAGCTGCGGGCGAATGCCCATGCCGGCTTCACGACACCGATCGTGCCCCCCCAGCAGCAGATCGTCCCTTCAACGGTTGTTCCTCCGTCGGCCCAGCAGCGCGTTCCTTACTGGGACCCGGCCACGCTTCCTCCGCCGGCCGAACAAGTTCCGATGCCTGCCCCAGGCATGAATAGCCTGCCCTCGGGTGGCTATGAATTACCGCCACTGCCTTCGAGCGGTTAA
- a CDS encoding MlaD family protein codes for MDDRVLQFRVGFVMLVAVLLTGILFFLLGEQPQFLSRKETVYVVFETAPGVTIDTPVRTSGILIGRVSNVKLQDDRTVLVTLKVEKENMPHQNEVVRIVSESLLGDAALEFVPTDMPGLPNQPLPDGAKIKGLVQSNPLDVLVKLEGSMVSALTTIERAGNNVGQFAENANKLLEENGDGVSRIMSKTETALDRFDTALASVQNLVGDEQLNEQLKQALNGLPETITESRKLIDELRTVAGRADRNLENLEGFTEPLGERGEQLVANLENSTENLNILVAQLAQFGRKINESDGTLGQLINDPHLYQNLNDAASNIRELTLRLRPIVEDARVFADKIARDPGRIGVKGLRDRTQSGIK; via the coding sequence ATGGACGACCGTGTACTACAATTCCGTGTTGGTTTTGTCATGTTAGTGGCCGTGCTGCTAACGGGCATCCTGTTTTTCTTGCTGGGCGAACAGCCGCAGTTTCTCTCGAGAAAAGAGACGGTCTACGTTGTCTTCGAGACTGCCCCTGGCGTCACGATTGATACGCCTGTGCGAACCAGCGGTATCTTGATTGGCCGCGTCAGCAATGTGAAGTTGCAGGACGACCGAACGGTTCTCGTGACGCTCAAGGTTGAAAAGGAAAACATGCCGCACCAGAACGAAGTGGTGCGGATCGTATCCGAATCGCTGCTGGGTGATGCTGCGCTGGAATTCGTCCCGACCGATATGCCAGGGCTCCCCAATCAACCGCTGCCTGACGGAGCAAAGATCAAGGGCTTGGTCCAATCCAATCCACTGGACGTGCTGGTCAAGCTGGAAGGCTCAATGGTCTCGGCTCTGACGACGATCGAACGAGCCGGCAATAACGTCGGTCAGTTTGCCGAGAACGCGAACAAACTGCTCGAAGAGAATGGAGATGGTGTGAGTCGCATCATGTCGAAAACGGAAACGGCGCTCGATCGATTCGACACGGCATTGGCTTCCGTCCAGAACCTGGTCGGCGATGAGCAGCTTAACGAGCAATTGAAGCAGGCCCTCAACGGCTTGCCTGAGACGATTACCGAATCACGGAAGTTGATTGACGAACTACGTACCGTCGCCGGTCGAGCGGACCGCAACCTGGAAAACCTAGAAGGCTTCACCGAACCACTGGGTGAACGGGGCGAGCAGCTGGTTGCCAACCTGGAAAACAGCACCGAGAACCTGAACATCCTGGTCGCCCAGTTGGCTCAGTTCGGCCGTAAGATCAACGAATCGGACGGAACGCTGGGACAACTGATCAATGATCCGCATCTGTATCAGAATCTGAATGATGCCGCCTCGAACATTCGCGAGCTGACCTTGCGACTACGTCCGATTGTGGAAGATGCCCGGGTGTTTGCCGACAAGATCGCCCGCGACCCAGGCCGTATTGGTGTAAAGGGTCTGCGGGACCGGACTCAGTCTGGGATCAAGTAA
- a CDS encoding ABC transporter ATP-binding protein: protein MHARLEADDAQPLIEVDNLLVQFDGQTILRDIGLSIPRGETLALIGESGCGKTVLLKSLIGLVNPTHGEVIFDGQNIHRLNDKQLTKQRIRFGFVFQNAALFDSMTIGQNVAFPLKQHTNKPLSEIRDIVFQHLKEVGLPESVVWKKPAELSGGMRKRVGLARALVLKPDVVLYDEPTTGLDPIMSDVINELILRTRSKYPVTSIVVTHDMRTAQKVADRMIMMYPAPRLNEAEPQILYDGRPEEVEDCPDPRVTQFVRGEAGQRIEELGAFIGD, encoded by the coding sequence ATGCATGCCCGGCTTGAAGCTGACGATGCCCAACCGTTGATCGAAGTCGACAACTTGCTTGTCCAGTTCGACGGTCAGACCATTCTGCGCGACATCGGCCTGAGTATCCCTCGCGGGGAAACGTTGGCCTTGATTGGCGAAAGTGGTTGCGGCAAGACGGTCCTCTTGAAGTCGCTGATCGGCCTGGTCAATCCAACCCATGGCGAGGTTATCTTCGACGGCCAAAACATTCACCGCTTAAACGACAAACAGCTCACCAAGCAGCGGATTCGTTTTGGGTTTGTCTTTCAGAATGCGGCCTTGTTCGACAGTATGACCATCGGGCAAAACGTCGCGTTTCCTCTGAAGCAGCATACGAACAAGCCACTGTCGGAGATCCGTGACATCGTCTTTCAGCATCTGAAGGAAGTCGGTTTGCCGGAGTCGGTGGTGTGGAAGAAGCCGGCCGAGCTCTCAGGTGGGATGCGGAAGCGAGTCGGCCTGGCCCGGGCCCTGGTGTTGAAGCCTGATGTCGTGCTGTACGACGAGCCTACCACTGGTCTCGATCCGATCATGAGTGACGTGATCAATGAACTTATTCTGCGGACGCGCAGTAAGTACCCCGTGACCAGTATCGTGGTCACGCATGACATGCGAACGGCCCAGAAGGTGGCCGATCGGATGATCATGATGTACCCGGCCCCTCGACTGAACGAAGCGGAGCCGCAGATCTTATATGACGGGCGACCGGAAGAGGTCGAAGATTGCCCCGACCCGCGTGTGACGCAGTTTGTCCGCGGCGAGGCAGGTCAGCGCATCGAAGAACTAGGAGCCTTCATCGGCGATTAG
- a CDS encoding MlaE family ABC transporter permease, with protein MLAAIQLALFNWLADWGAVAIDCVVAIGELTLFAWRTIVWTFGRLPKRETLLPSFYQVGVMSLPVVALTGTFIGMVLAVQSYYQFRELGLETRLGAVINMSLVRELGPVLAATMLAGRVGSAMAAELGTMRVTEQIDALTSMGANPIHYLVVPRVLAMLLLIPALTVMADFMGFVGGYFYSVIIIGIDKHFYLYNSQVFVGSWDIFCGLFKSVFFGGVIALVSCHQGFYCTAGAEGVGKAATNAFVYSFVMILIIDLVLNIGLERVYMALWPDAIVSIGGG; from the coding sequence ATGCTGGCCGCAATCCAATTGGCCCTCTTTAATTGGCTGGCCGACTGGGGTGCCGTGGCTATCGATTGTGTTGTGGCCATTGGCGAACTGACTCTCTTTGCCTGGCGAACCATTGTCTGGACGTTTGGTCGACTGCCCAAACGAGAAACGCTGCTGCCCAGCTTTTATCAGGTAGGGGTGATGAGCCTTCCGGTGGTTGCTTTGACCGGTACGTTCATCGGGATGGTACTAGCCGTTCAGAGCTACTATCAGTTTCGCGAGCTGGGTCTGGAAACCCGGCTTGGGGCTGTCATTAATATGTCGTTGGTACGCGAACTGGGACCCGTGTTGGCCGCCACCATGTTGGCAGGCCGAGTCGGTAGTGCCATGGCTGCCGAACTGGGAACGATGCGAGTCACCGAGCAGATCGACGCGTTGACCTCGATGGGGGCCAACCCGATTCACTACCTGGTGGTGCCCCGCGTGTTGGCGATGCTTTTGCTCATTCCCGCCCTCACGGTGATGGCCGACTTTATGGGGTTCGTGGGTGGCTATTTCTATAGCGTCATTATCATTGGCATCGACAAGCACTTTTACCTGTATAATTCACAGGTCTTTGTGGGCTCGTGGGATATTTTCTGCGGGCTGTTCAAGAGTGTCTTTTTCGGCGGCGTGATTGCCCTGGTCAGTTGCCATCAAGGCTTCTACTGCACCGCAGGTGCCGAAGGGGTTGGTAAAGCGGCGACGAATGCGTTCGTGTACTCGTTTGTCATGATCCTGATCATCGACCTGGTCCTGAATATTGGGCTGGAACGCGTCTACATGGCGCTTTGGCCGGATGCTATCGTTTCGATCGGAGGTGGTTAG
- a CDS encoding fasciclin domain-containing protein: MAFPKIALATLCSLALIASTTFASECAADEAKKVPTSKDIVDTAVDAGSFKTLVTAVTEADLVEVLKSKGPFTVFAPTDEAFAALPEGTVQTLLKPENKEKLVKILTYHVVPGKVMAKDAMKLSEAKTVEGSTIDIQVKDGAVMIDEAKVVKADIVTSNGVIHVIDKVIMP; this comes from the coding sequence ATGGCTTTCCCCAAGATTGCTCTCGCCACTCTTTGCTCCCTCGCGTTGATTGCTTCGACGACGTTCGCCAGCGAATGTGCTGCAGACGAAGCGAAAAAGGTACCGACCTCCAAAGACATTGTCGACACCGCAGTCGATGCGGGATCGTTTAAAACGCTTGTTACTGCCGTTACCGAAGCCGATTTGGTTGAGGTACTGAAGAGTAAAGGTCCATTTACTGTCTTCGCTCCAACGGATGAAGCTTTCGCAGCTCTGCCAGAAGGAACCGTTCAAACTCTGCTGAAGCCAGAGAATAAAGAAAAGCTCGTCAAGATCCTGACCTACCATGTCGTGCCCGGCAAGGTGATGGCGAAGGATGCGATGAAGCTGTCGGAAGCAAAGACAGTTGAAGGTTCGACGATCGACATCCAGGTAAAGGATGGTGCGGTCATGATCGATGAAGCAAAGGTCGTCAAGGCAGACATCGTCACGTCGAATGGAGTGATTCACGTGATCGATAAGGTCATCATGCCGTAA
- a CDS encoding response regulator gives METTQISENAHPRSGGIFVSGYEEITILVVDDTAVDRALVGGVLQKNNAGNLTIHFAESGEEALEMIAAEDPDIVLTDLRMPGMDGLELVKAMRYDYPFIPAILMTAHGSEEIAAEALRQGAASYVPKKDLIQKLASTLINVLASAHHERVAKRFDDCWHETTSHFTLANDASLIGAVTGHVQNYLQKFRSVPENELVRLGVALDEALRNAMFHGNLQMDSDLWAADPEKFYAEAERRLQIDPYRDRTVHFTLTCRREEVCFIVRDHGVGFNVNHQEFDPADPMQLTRPSGRGLFLIRTFMDEVRFNEVGNEITMIFRPKMGDEVAFDEVSI, from the coding sequence GTGGAGACGACTCAAATTTCGGAAAATGCTCATCCTCGGAGTGGTGGAATCTTTGTCTCCGGGTACGAAGAAATCACCATCCTTGTCGTAGACGACACGGCCGTTGATCGTGCGCTGGTGGGTGGTGTTCTCCAGAAGAACAACGCCGGCAATCTGACCATTCATTTCGCTGAGAGTGGTGAAGAAGCGCTCGAGATGATTGCTGCCGAAGACCCTGACATTGTCCTGACCGACCTGCGGATGCCAGGCATGGACGGGTTAGAGCTGGTCAAAGCGATGCGTTACGACTACCCGTTCATTCCGGCCATCTTGATGACCGCGCATGGAAGTGAAGAGATCGCCGCCGAGGCATTGCGGCAGGGGGCCGCGAGCTACGTTCCCAAGAAGGATCTCATCCAGAAACTTGCTTCGACACTGATCAACGTCTTGGCTTCGGCCCACCACGAGCGGGTGGCCAAACGCTTCGATGATTGTTGGCACGAAACGACCTCGCACTTTACCTTGGCCAACGATGCGAGCCTGATTGGAGCCGTGACCGGGCACGTTCAGAACTATCTACAGAAGTTTCGCAGCGTACCGGAAAACGAACTAGTGCGGCTGGGCGTGGCCTTGGACGAAGCCCTGCGGAATGCCATGTTCCACGGTAATTTGCAGATGGATTCGGATTTGTGGGCGGCAGATCCTGAGAAGTTCTATGCCGAGGCCGAGCGTCGCCTGCAGATCGATCCCTACCGCGATCGAACCGTACATTTCACGCTGACTTGTCGTCGCGAAGAAGTCTGCTTTATCGTTCGTGATCATGGAGTTGGGTTCAACGTGAACCACCAGGAGTTCGATCCGGCGGACCCGATGCAACTGACTCGGCCCAGCGGGCGAGGGCTCTTTCTGATTCGTACCTTCATGGACGAAGTCCGATTCAATGAAGTCGGCAACGAGATCACGATGATCTTCCGTCCCAAGATGGGGGACGAAGTGGCATTTGACGAAGTATCGATCTAG
- a CDS encoding GrpB family protein: MPPPIKVELVPHDPAWAELAAQQSRRLADMLGPLLITVHHIGSTAIAGICAKPVIDLIPVVGNLGQLDQSRTELESLGFQWWGELGLAGRRYCTLDDPETSVRLVQLHCYEEGSPEIVRHLAFRDYLRKHLDLALQYQQMKQVCQRQHPSDSHRYSDCKSAWIKKIEADAIASYSPDAHED; the protein is encoded by the coding sequence ATGCCCCCACCGATCAAGGTCGAATTGGTTCCCCACGATCCTGCGTGGGCAGAGCTCGCGGCCCAGCAGTCGCGCCGACTGGCCGATATGCTAGGGCCGCTTCTGATTACCGTGCATCATATTGGCTCCACAGCCATTGCCGGGATCTGCGCGAAGCCAGTGATCGATTTGATTCCCGTCGTCGGAAATCTTGGGCAACTTGACCAAAGTCGAACCGAGTTGGAATCACTCGGCTTTCAGTGGTGGGGTGAGCTAGGCCTGGCCGGGCGGCGATACTGCACCTTGGATGATCCGGAAACGTCCGTGCGTCTCGTTCAGCTGCACTGCTACGAAGAAGGGTCGCCCGAAATCGTCCGGCATCTCGCCTTCCGGGACTATCTGCGCAAACATCTGGACCTGGCCTTGCAGTACCAGCAGATGAAGCAAGTGTGCCAACGGCAGCATCCAAGCGACTCCCACCGCTATTCGGACTGTAAGTCCGCTTGGATCAAGAAGATCGAAGCCGACGCGATCGCCTCGTATTCGCCAGATGCGCATGAAGACTAA